The following coding sequences are from one Carassius auratus strain Wakin chromosome 15, ASM336829v1, whole genome shotgun sequence window:
- the LOC113115090 gene encoding protein starmaker isoform X5, producing MSVPFSNTNLRIPRGFGNLLEGLAKEVLRDQPEDIPTFASIYFSNLLKAREESGLDPAEWGAKLEDRFYNNHSFKGTAIQGNYISPKINTRNNAGRSETFGDNETLSSQLKDPNTNISEDTEVKQKYELDKKLDEESGETERGPDVDIPYVGTADVDICAQELKDPSRTPEQTSEVLKDEEVAKEAVDIDICRSELEPTPLPSFGGLANVDVCAEEINHPSESLKLKEGEFEAQDESFVETPSHIEQDVGKQANEMSDDDDDDDDDDDDGHTEDAEQGILEMADNLLEDIDPEEKSTEQIYVEESTESTTENAVEVEPESEEHTEVKDDLPDNENQEETNHVYSSTNDFVEDAADSTSDINSRSLIEMKDTYIDYSDETYSEVIDVLDEVHHHCSTHTGEYEAENSTDEKNASKMMDAMKKETPKLVNDSETEVTEDMISNEILNTDAVDASEKDLNTENVNEGSDLDSDAEEMDLDISNMPQQNMVKTEDEEKDLSHDTEPVEDILPFEEEEADLRPLEGETEVISEEHLTESQEQTEKTENEGDQEDQLEEQRDKWQESTLERENQENPDSMEHKVI from the exons ATGTCTGTTCCCTTCTCCAACACAAACCTGCGCATCCCGAGAGGCTTTGGGAATTTATTGGAGGGTCTCGCTAAAGAAGTGTTGAGAGATCAGCCTGAGGACATCCCTACCTTTGCTTCTATCTACTTCTCAAACCTTCTTAAAGCCAGAGAGG aaagtggcctAGACCCAGCAGAGTGGGGTGCAAAGTTGGAAGACAGGTTCTACAATAATCACTCATttaag GGCACAGCAATACAAGGAAACTacatttcaccaaaaataaatacaag AAACAACGCTGGCCGTTCTGAAACTTTTGGAGACAATGAAACCCTAAGCTCTCAATTAAAAGACCCCAACACTAATATTTCTGAGGACACTGAAGTGAAGCAAAAATATGAGTTAGATAAGAAGCTCGATGAGGAATCCGGTGAGACGGAACGTGGACCCGATGTGGATATTCCCTATGTGGGAACAGCAGATGTTGATATATGTGCTCAAGAGCTAAAAGACCCCAGCAGGACTCCAGAGCAAACATCAGAGGTACTGAAGGATGAGGAGGTTGCAAAAGAAGCTGTAGATATTGATATCTGCAGATCAGAACTTGAGCCTACACCTTTGCCTTCCTTTGGTGGTCTCGCAAATGTGGATGTATGTGCTGAAGAGATAAACCACCCATCTGAAAGCCTAAAATTGAAAGAAGGAGAGTTTGAAGCACAAGATGAATCTTTTGTTGAAACTCCTTCACATATTGAACAGGATGTAGGCAAGCAGGCAAATGAAatgtctgatgatgatgatgatgacgatgatgatgatgatgatggccaTACTGAAGATGCTGAACAGGGAATTTTAGAAATGGCTGATAATTTATTAGAAGACATTGATCCAGAAGAGAAGAGCACTGAGCAGATTTATGTGGAGGAATCAACTGAAAGTACTACTGAAAACGCAGTTGAAGTAGAACCGGAATCAGAGGAACATACTGAAGTAAAGGATGATTTACCAGACAATGAAAACCAGGAAGAGACTAATCATGTCTACAGCAGCACCAATGACTTTGTAGAAGATGCAGCCGATTCCACATCTGATATCAATAGCAGATCATTGATTGAAATGAAAGACACATACATTGACTACAGTGATGAGACATATAGCGAAGTCATAGATGTTCTAGATGAAGTGCACCATCACTGTTCTACTCATACAGGTGAGTATGAAGCTGAGAACAGCACTGATGAAAAAAACGCCTCTAAAATGATGGATGCAATGAAGAAGGAAACCCCAAAGCTAGTTAACGACAGTGAAACTGAAGTCACAGAGGACATGATAAGCAACGAGATTTTAAATACTGATGCAGTGGATGCTTCTGAGAAGGATCTAAACACAGAGAACGTAAATGAAGGGAGTGATCTTGACAGTGATGCTGAAGAGATGGATCTGGACATTTCAAACATGCCTCAGCAAAATATGGTAAAAACTGAAGATGAGGAGAAGGATTTAAGCCATGATACTGAACCAGTGGAAGATATCTTGccttttgaagaagaagaagctgaTCTCAGGCCTTTAGAAGGAGAAACAGAGGTTATCAGTGAAGAACATCTGACAGAGTCACAAGAACAGACTGAAAAAACAGAGAATGAAGGAGATCAAGAGGATCAGTTGGAGGAGCAAAGGGATAAATGGCAGGAATCAACACTTGAAAGAGAGAACCAGGAAAATCCTGACAGCATGGAACATAAG GTCATCTAA
- the LOC113115090 gene encoding coiled-coil domain-containing protein 1 isoform X3, with product MSVPFSNTNLRIPRGFGNLLEGLAKEVLRDQPEDIPTFASIYFSNLLKAREESGLDPAEWGAKLEDRFYNNHSFKGTAIQGNYISPKINTRNNAGRSETFGDNETLSSQLKDPNTNISEDTEVKQKYELDKKLDEESGETERGPDVDIPYVGTADVDICAQELKDPSRTPEQTSEVLKDEEVAKEAVDIDICRSELEPTPLPSFGGLANVDVCAEEINHPSESLKLKEGEFEAQDESFVETPSHIEQDVGKQANEMSDDDDDDDDDDDDGHTEDAEQGILEMADNLLEDIDPEEKSTEQIYVEESTESTTENAVEVEPESEEHTEVKDDLPDNENQEETNHVYSSTNDFVEDAADSTSDINSRSLIEMKDTYIDYSDETYSEVIDVLDEVHHHCSTHTGEYEAENSTDEKNASKMMDAMKKETPKLVNDSETEVTEDMISNEILNTDAVDASEKDLNTENVNEGSDLDSDAEEMDLDISNMPQQNMVKTEDEEKDLSHDTEPVEDILPFEEEEADLRPLEGETEVISEEHLTESQEQTEKTENEGDQEDQLEEQRDKWQESTLERENQENPDSMEHKEECNQPQEEEDIMDIPLDDPEANKAAAKIQAGFRGHMTRKKMKPGEKPNEEQGEQTE from the exons ATGTCTGTTCCCTTCTCCAACACAAACCTGCGCATCCCGAGAGGCTTTGGGAATTTATTGGAGGGTCTCGCTAAAGAAGTGTTGAGAGATCAGCCTGAGGACATCCCTACCTTTGCTTCTATCTACTTCTCAAACCTTCTTAAAGCCAGAGAGG aaagtggcctAGACCCAGCAGAGTGGGGTGCAAAGTTGGAAGACAGGTTCTACAATAATCACTCATttaag GGCACAGCAATACAAGGAAACTacatttcaccaaaaataaatacaag AAACAACGCTGGCCGTTCTGAAACTTTTGGAGACAATGAAACCCTAAGCTCTCAATTAAAAGACCCCAACACTAATATTTCTGAGGACACTGAAGTGAAGCAAAAATATGAGTTAGATAAGAAGCTCGATGAGGAATCCGGTGAGACGGAACGTGGACCCGATGTGGATATTCCCTATGTGGGAACAGCAGATGTTGATATATGTGCTCAAGAGCTAAAAGACCCCAGCAGGACTCCAGAGCAAACATCAGAGGTACTGAAGGATGAGGAGGTTGCAAAAGAAGCTGTAGATATTGATATCTGCAGATCAGAACTTGAGCCTACACCTTTGCCTTCCTTTGGTGGTCTCGCAAATGTGGATGTATGTGCTGAAGAGATAAACCACCCATCTGAAAGCCTAAAATTGAAAGAAGGAGAGTTTGAAGCACAAGATGAATCTTTTGTTGAAACTCCTTCACATATTGAACAGGATGTAGGCAAGCAGGCAAATGAAatgtctgatgatgatgatgatgacgatgatgatgatgatgatggccaTACTGAAGATGCTGAACAGGGAATTTTAGAAATGGCTGATAATTTATTAGAAGACATTGATCCAGAAGAGAAGAGCACTGAGCAGATTTATGTGGAGGAATCAACTGAAAGTACTACTGAAAACGCAGTTGAAGTAGAACCGGAATCAGAGGAACATACTGAAGTAAAGGATGATTTACCAGACAATGAAAACCAGGAAGAGACTAATCATGTCTACAGCAGCACCAATGACTTTGTAGAAGATGCAGCCGATTCCACATCTGATATCAATAGCAGATCATTGATTGAAATGAAAGACACATACATTGACTACAGTGATGAGACATATAGCGAAGTCATAGATGTTCTAGATGAAGTGCACCATCACTGTTCTACTCATACAGGTGAGTATGAAGCTGAGAACAGCACTGATGAAAAAAACGCCTCTAAAATGATGGATGCAATGAAGAAGGAAACCCCAAAGCTAGTTAACGACAGTGAAACTGAAGTCACAGAGGACATGATAAGCAACGAGATTTTAAATACTGATGCAGTGGATGCTTCTGAGAAGGATCTAAACACAGAGAACGTAAATGAAGGGAGTGATCTTGACAGTGATGCTGAAGAGATGGATCTGGACATTTCAAACATGCCTCAGCAAAATATGGTAAAAACTGAAGATGAGGAGAAGGATTTAAGCCATGATACTGAACCAGTGGAAGATATCTTGccttttgaagaagaagaagctgaTCTCAGGCCTTTAGAAGGAGAAACAGAGGTTATCAGTGAAGAACATCTGACAGAGTCACAAGAACAGACTGAAAAAACAGAGAATGAAGGAGATCAAGAGGATCAGTTGGAGGAGCAAAGGGATAAATGGCAGGAATCAACACTTGAAAGAGAGAACCAGGAAAATCCTGACAGCATGGAACATAAG
- the LOC113115090 gene encoding coiled-coil domain-containing protein 1 isoform X4, protein MSVPFSNTNLRIPRGFGNLLEGLAKEVLRDQPEDIPTFASIYFSNLLKAREESGLDPAEWGAKLEDRFYNNHSFKGTAIQGNYISPKINTRNNAGRSETFGDNETLSSQLKDPNTNISEDTEVKQKYELDKKLDEESGETERGPDVDIPYVGTADVDICAQELKDPSRTPEQTSEVLKDEEVAKEAVDIDICRSELEPTPLPSFGGLANVDVCAEEINHPSESLKLKEGEFEAQDESFVETPSHIEQDVGKQANEMSDDDDDDDDDDDDGHTEDAEQGILEMADNLLEDIDPEEKSTEQIYVEESTESTTENAVEVEPESEEHTEVKDDLPDNENQEETNHVYSSTNDFVEDAADSTSDINSRSLIEMKDTYIDYSDETYSEVIDVLDEVHHHCSTHTGEYEAENSTDEKNASKMMDAMKKETPKLVNDSETEVTEDMISNEILNTDAVDASEKDLNTENVNEGSDLDSDAEEMDLDISNMPQQNMVKTEDEEKDLSHDTEPVEDILPFEEEEADLRPLEGETEVISEEHLTESQEQTEKTENEGDQEDQLEEQRDKWQESTLERENQENPDSMEHKEECNQPQEEEDIMDIPLDDPEANKAAAKIQAGFRGHMTRKKMKPGEKPNEEGEQTE, encoded by the exons ATGTCTGTTCCCTTCTCCAACACAAACCTGCGCATCCCGAGAGGCTTTGGGAATTTATTGGAGGGTCTCGCTAAAGAAGTGTTGAGAGATCAGCCTGAGGACATCCCTACCTTTGCTTCTATCTACTTCTCAAACCTTCTTAAAGCCAGAGAGG aaagtggcctAGACCCAGCAGAGTGGGGTGCAAAGTTGGAAGACAGGTTCTACAATAATCACTCATttaag GGCACAGCAATACAAGGAAACTacatttcaccaaaaataaatacaag AAACAACGCTGGCCGTTCTGAAACTTTTGGAGACAATGAAACCCTAAGCTCTCAATTAAAAGACCCCAACACTAATATTTCTGAGGACACTGAAGTGAAGCAAAAATATGAGTTAGATAAGAAGCTCGATGAGGAATCCGGTGAGACGGAACGTGGACCCGATGTGGATATTCCCTATGTGGGAACAGCAGATGTTGATATATGTGCTCAAGAGCTAAAAGACCCCAGCAGGACTCCAGAGCAAACATCAGAGGTACTGAAGGATGAGGAGGTTGCAAAAGAAGCTGTAGATATTGATATCTGCAGATCAGAACTTGAGCCTACACCTTTGCCTTCCTTTGGTGGTCTCGCAAATGTGGATGTATGTGCTGAAGAGATAAACCACCCATCTGAAAGCCTAAAATTGAAAGAAGGAGAGTTTGAAGCACAAGATGAATCTTTTGTTGAAACTCCTTCACATATTGAACAGGATGTAGGCAAGCAGGCAAATGAAatgtctgatgatgatgatgatgacgatgatgatgatgatgatggccaTACTGAAGATGCTGAACAGGGAATTTTAGAAATGGCTGATAATTTATTAGAAGACATTGATCCAGAAGAGAAGAGCACTGAGCAGATTTATGTGGAGGAATCAACTGAAAGTACTACTGAAAACGCAGTTGAAGTAGAACCGGAATCAGAGGAACATACTGAAGTAAAGGATGATTTACCAGACAATGAAAACCAGGAAGAGACTAATCATGTCTACAGCAGCACCAATGACTTTGTAGAAGATGCAGCCGATTCCACATCTGATATCAATAGCAGATCATTGATTGAAATGAAAGACACATACATTGACTACAGTGATGAGACATATAGCGAAGTCATAGATGTTCTAGATGAAGTGCACCATCACTGTTCTACTCATACAGGTGAGTATGAAGCTGAGAACAGCACTGATGAAAAAAACGCCTCTAAAATGATGGATGCAATGAAGAAGGAAACCCCAAAGCTAGTTAACGACAGTGAAACTGAAGTCACAGAGGACATGATAAGCAACGAGATTTTAAATACTGATGCAGTGGATGCTTCTGAGAAGGATCTAAACACAGAGAACGTAAATGAAGGGAGTGATCTTGACAGTGATGCTGAAGAGATGGATCTGGACATTTCAAACATGCCTCAGCAAAATATGGTAAAAACTGAAGATGAGGAGAAGGATTTAAGCCATGATACTGAACCAGTGGAAGATATCTTGccttttgaagaagaagaagctgaTCTCAGGCCTTTAGAAGGAGAAACAGAGGTTATCAGTGAAGAACATCTGACAGAGTCACAAGAACAGACTGAAAAAACAGAGAATGAAGGAGATCAAGAGGATCAGTTGGAGGAGCAAAGGGATAAATGGCAGGAATCAACACTTGAAAGAGAGAACCAGGAAAATCCTGACAGCATGGAACATAAG